Sequence from the Streptomyces sp. R33 genome:
GCTGATCGGCCAGGAGTACGGCCAGCCGGTCCGCCCAGCCGAGAAAGGTCTCGCCGGGCCCCGGGTCCCCCACACCCTCGGTGAAGCTGTCCCCGATCGCCGCGTACGAGCCGATGGTCTTGAGTGTCGTCTTCGTCGCTGCCACGAGAACACATCCTTCACCCCAGGGCGTGACCTACGCCATCGTAGGAAGGGGTTGACGGACCGTGATCTATACCACCTGGTCGGTGCGGAATAGCAAAGCGTGAGGCCGGGACCCCCCTCGGGTCCCGGCCTCACGAGTCCGGCTGCCTCTCTCCGACGGCGGGAGCCGTCAGATGCTCACACCCTTGGTGCGGAGGTAGGCCAGCGGGTCGATGTCCGAGCCGTAGGACGGGCCGGTGCGGATCTCGAAGTGCAGGTGCGGGCCGGTCGAGTTGCCGGTGGAGCCGGAGAGGCCGATGGTCTGGCCGGCGGTGACGCTCTGGCCGGCCGAGACGGAGAGCTGGGACAGGTGGCCGTACTGGGAGTACTTGCCGTCCGCGTGCCGGATGACGACCTCGTTGCCGTACGCGCCGGCCCAGCCGGCGGAGACCACGGTGCCCGCACCCACGGCCCGGACGGTGGTGCCGGAGCTCGCGATGAAGTCGACACCGGTGTGGTAGCCGCTGGACCACATGGCGCCGGGGGTCTTGTACTGGGTCGATATCCCGCCGCCGACGGGGGCGACGAAGCCGGCGGCCGTGACCGTACCGGCGGCGGACCCGGCGGCCGTGCTCTTCTTGGCGGGTGCGGCGGCGGCCGCGGCCGCGGGGGCGGCGGGGGCCGGTGCGGCGTCCGCGGAGCCCTTGCCGGCGGAGGACGAGGCCGAGTCCGGGGCCGAGGACTTCTTCGCCGGGGCCGGGGCGGACTCCCGGGCCGGAGCCTGCGCGGCCGGCGCCGCCTCGCCCCGCGCACCGAGGGTCAGCTTCAGCCCGGGGTGGATCAGCGACGGGTCGGTGCCCACGGCCTCGCGGTTGTCGGCGTACAGCTGCTGCCAGCCGCCCGGGAGGTGGCGGTCGTGGGCGATCTTGGAGAGGTAGTCGCCGGGCACGACGGTGTAGACGGCCGGCGCGGACTGCGCGGCGGCAGCGGGCGCGGCCTGCAGCGCCGCCGAAACCTGCGGTGCCTGCACGGGAGCCGAGGCGGGGGCGGCGGCCGGGGCGCCGGCCGCCTGAGCCCCGGCGGCGCCCAGCAGCGGCAGCGCGAGGGCCGCACCGCCGGTGCCTGCGACGGCGAAGCCGCGCGCCACGGAACGGGACTTGGGACGGCGGTGCTTACCCTTTGCAGGCATGGCGAATTCCTCTCCGTCGCCTGCGAGGTGAGCTGTCGGGTTCGGACTGGAGATGTCCGGCAGCACATGAACGGAACATGCACGGCTTCACCCCGAGCTGCGCCGATACAAAGATCGGGAACAGCGGCTTACCTGGTTCCCCCGCTCCTGCCGCGCGCGTGAATAGTCGGGTGCGGTTTCCGGACGGCGGCAGGATTCGGCGGTCCATCCGGATCGATCGCGAAGGTAATCGAGTTGAGCCATCCCGAACAAGCCACGAATTTCCCCACGGATTCACAGACCGGGGAGTTCGAGGGAATTCCGGTCACCCTGCGTCCATTACCGGCCGCCAACAACCGCTCCGGCCGGGCCATTCGACTTCGGCGATCAGGCACTCACGGTCACCGTATGATCTGGCTCACGGGGCTGCGCCCGATCTCGCATCCAGCTATGGCAAGTTGCTCCCAAGCAGCGTAATTCGGACATCCCACGACGACGCGGAGGAGTTCCCGTGACCCAGCAGATACCCCAGTTCCCGCGGACGGAGCCCGTACCGGAGCCCGAGCTGGCCGGAGTGCGCAACTTCCGCGACGTGGGCGGCTTGCCGACCATCGACGGGCGGAGGGTCAAGCCGGGAAAACTGTTCCGTAGCGGACATCTGGCACATGCCACCGAAACCGATGCAGAATTCCTCGCATCGCTCGGCCTCCACACGATTTTCGACTTCCGCAACGGCGCCGACCACGCCCTGGAGGGACTCGACGTCGAGCTTCCCGGCGTGCGGAACGTCAACATCCCGCTGTCGGATCCGGCCGACGGGAAAGAATTCTGGAAGATGGTTCGGGCCGGCAACCTCGAGCAGCTCCGGGGAATCCTGGGCGAGGGGAAGGCCGCCGCCCGGATGACCAACTCGTACCGCTCGATGGTCGAGCACCGCACCGCCGAGCACGGCCGGGTCGTGCACGCCCTCGCCGAGGACAGCATTCCGGCGCTCATGCACTGCGCGGCCGGCAAGGACCGGGCCGGCCTCTCGATCGCCGTCACCCTGCTCGCGCTGGGCGTCGAGCGCGAGGCGATCGTGGCGGACTACCTGGAGTCCAACGCTCCGCACCGCCGCTACCGGGTGCGCCGGACCGGCGACACCCCCGAGGCCCGTTCCCCCGAGGTGATGGAGCTGCTCGCCCCGCTCTTCGACGCCCGCGCCGAGTACCTCACGGCCGCCTTCGACACCATCGACGCGCACTGGGGCGGGGTCGACCGGTACCTCGCCGAGGGCCTCGGAC
This genomic interval carries:
- a CDS encoding peptidoglycan DD-metalloendopeptidase family protein, with the translated sequence MPAKGKHRRPKSRSVARGFAVAGTGGAALALPLLGAAGAQAAGAPAAAPASAPVQAPQVSAALQAAPAAAAQSAPAVYTVVPGDYLSKIAHDRHLPGGWQQLYADNREAVGTDPSLIHPGLKLTLGARGEAAPAAQAPARESAPAPAKKSSAPDSASSSAGKGSADAAPAPAAPAAAAAAAPAKKSTAAGSAAGTVTAAGFVAPVGGGISTQYKTPGAMWSSGYHTGVDFIASSGTTVRAVGAGTVVSAGWAGAYGNEVVIRHADGKYSQYGHLSQLSVSAGQSVTAGQTIGLSGSTGNSTGPHLHFEIRTGPSYGSDIDPLAYLRTKGVSI
- a CDS encoding tyrosine-protein phosphatase, whose translation is MTQQIPQFPRTEPVPEPELAGVRNFRDVGGLPTIDGRRVKPGKLFRSGHLAHATETDAEFLASLGLHTIFDFRNGADHALEGLDVELPGVRNVNIPLSDPADGKEFWKMVRAGNLEQLRGILGEGKAAARMTNSYRSMVEHRTAEHGRVVHALAEDSIPALMHCAAGKDRAGLSIAVTLLALGVEREAIVADYLESNAPHRRYRVRRTGDTPEARSPEVMELLAPLFDARAEYLTAAFDTIDAHWGGVDRYLAEGLGLSSETLGRLREQLLD